Proteins co-encoded in one Arthrobacter sp. ERGS1:01 genomic window:
- a CDS encoding SDR family oxidoreductase — translation MAIVTGASRGIGAAVAAQAAAAGYAVVVNYSADSDGARDVVAAITNDGGTALAVRADVSDPADVERLFDEAATLGQLTAVVNNAGITGNLIGSLVDVPAQTIKRVLDVNVAGVAYMCQEAQRRMSTVSGGPGGSIINISSTATKAGSPGTWVHYAASKGAVDVLTLGFATEAAAHGIRVNAVAPGSTNTSLHAAAGMPDRVERLNPTIPLGRGAEPSEVAAAVLWLLGPEASYITGVVLPVAGGR, via the coding sequence GTGGCCATTGTAACCGGGGCCAGCCGCGGCATCGGTGCGGCCGTGGCCGCCCAGGCTGCCGCCGCGGGGTATGCGGTGGTGGTGAACTATTCGGCCGACTCCGACGGCGCCCGGGACGTGGTGGCTGCCATCACGAACGACGGCGGCACCGCCCTCGCCGTGCGGGCCGACGTCAGCGATCCGGCCGACGTCGAACGGCTTTTTGACGAGGCGGCCACCCTGGGACAGCTGACGGCCGTGGTCAACAACGCCGGCATCACCGGCAACCTGATCGGGTCCCTGGTCGACGTCCCGGCGCAAACCATCAAGCGCGTGCTTGACGTCAATGTGGCCGGCGTTGCGTACATGTGCCAGGAGGCGCAACGGCGCATGTCCACCGTTTCCGGCGGTCCGGGCGGGAGCATCATCAACATCTCCTCCACCGCCACGAAGGCCGGCTCCCCCGGCACCTGGGTGCATTACGCCGCGTCCAAGGGCGCCGTGGACGTGCTGACGCTGGGCTTTGCCACCGAGGCGGCCGCGCACGGGATCCGGGTCAACGCCGTGGCCCCGGGCAGTACCAATACCTCGCTGCATGCGGCGGCCGGCATGCCGGACAGGGTGGAGCGGCTCAACCCGACCATTCCGCTGGGCCGCGGCGCCGAGCCGTCCGAGGTGGCCGCCGCCGTGCTGTGGCTGCTGGGCCCCGAAGCCTCCTACATCACAGGGGTCGTGCTGCCGGTCGCCGGCGGCCGGTGA
- the ppgK gene encoding polyphosphate--glucose phosphotransferase, whose product MSKKHSSTENVIGIDIGGTGIKGGIVNLKTGEMVGERFRIDTPQPSTPQAVAKVVKQIVDELMGRAHAPAKDAPVGITFPAIISHGVARSAANVDKSWIDADVDKIFGDELGRDVQVMNDADAAGLAEARYGAGEGVKGTVLVITLGTGIGSAFIYNGKLIPNAELGHLEIDGFDAESKASASARERDGLDWDQYAVRLQRYFSAVEFLFSPELFIIGGGISKRSEDYLPQLKLRTPIIPAKLANNAGIVGGALQAAVHFKITK is encoded by the coding sequence ATGTCCAAGAAGCACTCGTCCACCGAAAACGTCATCGGCATCGACATTGGCGGAACCGGCATCAAGGGCGGGATCGTGAACTTGAAGACCGGTGAAATGGTGGGCGAGCGTTTCCGGATCGACACGCCGCAGCCGTCCACCCCGCAGGCCGTCGCCAAGGTGGTCAAGCAGATTGTGGACGAGCTCATGGGCCGCGCCCACGCCCCGGCCAAGGACGCCCCCGTGGGCATCACGTTCCCGGCCATCATCTCCCACGGCGTGGCCCGTTCGGCCGCCAACGTGGACAAGTCCTGGATCGACGCCGACGTGGACAAGATCTTCGGCGACGAGCTGGGCCGCGACGTGCAGGTCATGAATGACGCCGACGCCGCGGGCCTCGCCGAGGCCCGCTACGGCGCCGGCGAGGGCGTCAAGGGCACCGTCCTGGTCATCACCCTGGGCACGGGCATCGGCTCGGCCTTCATCTACAACGGCAAGCTGATCCCGAACGCGGAACTCGGCCACCTGGAAATTGACGGTTTCGACGCCGAATCCAAGGCCTCCGCCAGCGCCCGCGAACGCGACGGGCTCGACTGGGACCAGTACGCCGTCCGCCTGCAACGCTACTTCTCCGCCGTGGAGTTCCTGTTCTCCCCGGAACTGTTCATCATTGGCGGCGGCATCTCCAAGCGCAGCGAGGACTACCTGCCGCAGCTGAAGCTGCGGACCCCGATCATCCCGGCCAAGCTGGCCAACAACGCCGGCATTGTGGGCGGCGCCCTGCAGGCCGCCGTGCACTTCAAGATCACCAAGTAA
- the map gene encoding type I methionyl aminopeptidase, giving the protein MSSIAQSAPLGTLVPGTISPQRPVPASIPRPEYVGKTGPSPFTGSEVKDAETLEKIRISAKIAAQAIVEVGKHIVPGVTTDELDRIGHEFLLDHQAYPSTLGYRGFPKSLCSSLNEVICHGIPDSTVVADGDIINIDITAFKNGVHGDTNWTFCVGDVDEESRLLVERTQESLNRAIKAVAPGREINVVGRTIASYAKRFGYGVVRDFTGHGVGEAFHTGLIIPHYDAAPAYNTVMEEGMVFTIEPMLTLGGIEWDMWADDWTVVTRDRTRTAQFEHTMVVTATGAEVLTLP; this is encoded by the coding sequence ATGTCTTCCATTGCACAAAGCGCCCCGCTCGGCACCCTGGTTCCGGGCACCATCAGCCCGCAACGTCCCGTGCCGGCTTCGATCCCCCGCCCCGAATACGTGGGCAAGACGGGGCCGTCGCCGTTCACCGGCTCCGAGGTCAAGGACGCCGAAACACTCGAGAAGATCCGCATTTCCGCCAAGATCGCCGCGCAGGCCATCGTGGAGGTCGGCAAGCACATCGTTCCCGGCGTCACCACCGACGAACTGGACAGGATCGGCCACGAGTTCCTGCTGGACCACCAGGCGTACCCGTCCACCCTGGGCTACCGCGGCTTCCCCAAGTCCCTGTGCTCCTCCCTGAACGAGGTCATCTGCCACGGCATCCCCGACTCCACCGTCGTGGCGGACGGGGACATCATCAACATCGACATCACCGCGTTCAAGAACGGCGTCCATGGCGACACCAACTGGACGTTCTGCGTGGGCGACGTCGACGAGGAGTCCCGCCTGCTGGTGGAGCGCACCCAGGAGTCCCTCAACCGTGCCATCAAGGCCGTTGCGCCGGGCCGGGAAATCAACGTGGTCGGACGCACCATCGCCTCCTATGCGAAGCGTTTTGGCTACGGCGTGGTCAGGGACTTCACGGGCCACGGCGTGGGCGAGGCGTTCCACACCGGGCTGATTATTCCGCATTATGACGCCGCCCCCGCGTACAACACCGTCATGGAGGAGGGCATGGTGTTTACTATCGAACCTATGCTCACACTGGGCGGAATCGAATGGGACATGTGGGCCGACGACTGGACGGTTGTCACCCGCGACCGGACCCGCACCGCCCAATTCGAGCACACCATGGTTGTCACGGCAACGGGCGCCGAAGTCCTCACCCTGCCCTAG
- a CDS encoding SPOR domain-containing protein has translation MPQFWYNVNTHQIEEDAQSGWRELIGPYDTREEAQTALDKVQERNQAWEANDDD, from the coding sequence ATGCCGCAGTTTTGGTACAACGTGAATACCCACCAGATCGAGGAGGACGCCCAGTCGGGGTGGCGGGAGCTCATTGGCCCTTACGACACCCGCGAGGAGGCCCAGACCGCCCTGGACAAGGTCCAGGAGCGCAACCAGGCCTGGGAAGCGAACGACGACGACTGA
- the panB gene encoding 3-methyl-2-oxobutanoate hydroxymethyltransferase, with protein sequence MAPTSSPNPAVPANPASPAVPAEVAAPYGSAIPATAARVRTHHLQAAKANGQKFAMLTAYDQYTAQIFDEAGIEVLLVGDSASNNVLGNETSLPITLDEMIIFSRAVTKGAKRALVVADLPFGSYEQSPEQAIASSVRLMKEGLVHAVKMEGGAYYAPTVRALTQAGIPVMAHIGFTPQSEHMLGGYRVQGRGEAAAGMVEDAVALVDAGAFAVLMEMVPAATAIAVEEAVGVPTIGIGAGNSTTGQVLVWQDMAGLRTGKMAKFVKQYAEMRTILSDAAKAYGDDVRTGAFPGPEHTF encoded by the coding sequence ATGGCTCCAACTAGCTCACCCAACCCTGCCGTGCCCGCCAACCCCGCATCTCCTGCGGTGCCCGCCGAAGTGGCGGCCCCCTACGGTTCCGCGATCCCCGCCACGGCGGCCCGGGTCCGCACCCACCACCTGCAGGCGGCCAAGGCAAACGGCCAAAAGTTCGCCATGTTGACGGCATATGACCAGTACACGGCGCAGATTTTCGACGAGGCCGGCATCGAGGTATTGCTGGTGGGCGATTCCGCCTCCAACAACGTCCTGGGCAACGAGACCTCGCTGCCCATCACGCTCGATGAGATGATCATCTTCTCCCGCGCCGTCACCAAGGGCGCCAAGCGGGCCCTGGTGGTCGCGGACTTGCCGTTTGGCAGCTACGAACAATCCCCCGAACAGGCCATCGCCTCCTCGGTGCGCCTCATGAAGGAGGGGCTGGTGCACGCCGTGAAGATGGAGGGCGGCGCCTACTACGCCCCCACCGTCCGGGCGCTCACCCAGGCCGGCATTCCCGTCATGGCGCACATCGGCTTCACGCCCCAGAGCGAGCACATGCTTGGCGGCTACCGCGTCCAGGGCCGCGGCGAGGCTGCCGCCGGAATGGTCGAGGACGCCGTGGCATTGGTCGACGCCGGCGCGTTCGCCGTACTGATGGAGATGGTGCCCGCCGCCACGGCGATCGCCGTCGAGGAGGCCGTGGGCGTGCCCACGATCGGCATCGGCGCCGGCAACTCCACCACCGGCCAGGTGCTGGTGTGGCAGGACATGGCGGGCCTGCGCACCGGCAAGATGGCCAAGTTCGTCAAGCAGTACGCCGAAATGCGCACCATCCTCTCCGACGCCGCCAAGGCCTACGGCGACGACGTGCGCACGGGCGCCTTCCCCGGCCCCGAGCACACCTTCTAA
- the glnA gene encoding type I glutamate--ammonia ligase: protein MDRQQEFVLRTIEERDVRFVRLWFTDVVGSLKSVALAPAEVEGAFEEGLGFDGSAIEGLARVFESDMLAQPDPSTFQILPWRGKTEQTSRMFCDVLTPDGEPSAADPRNVLKRTLAKAADMGFTCYTHPEIEFYLLKSSQPGPDGIPIPVDQAGYFDHVPGGVAQDFRRTAVTMLEDVGISVEFSHHEGGPGQNEIDLRYADALQTADNIMTFRTVIREVAIQQGTYATFMPKPFSDHPGSGMHTHFSLFEGDTNAFHEPGAEFQLSKTARQFMAGILRHAPEFTAVTNQFVNSYKRLWGGGEAPSYVSWGHNNRSALMRVPLYKPGKGQASRLEYRGIDSAANPYLAYAVLLGAGLKGIEEGYELPPAAVEDIGALNSTERRALGHHPLPSSLHDAIRQMEESELMPEILGEQVFEHFLRNKSAEWQEYRLQVTPFEINRYLGVL from the coding sequence GTGGACCGTCAGCAGGAATTTGTGTTGCGCACCATTGAAGAGCGCGACGTGCGGTTTGTCCGCCTGTGGTTCACCGATGTGGTGGGCAGCCTGAAATCGGTGGCCCTGGCGCCGGCCGAGGTGGAGGGCGCGTTCGAGGAGGGCCTGGGCTTTGACGGCTCGGCCATCGAGGGCCTGGCCCGGGTGTTTGAGTCGGACATGCTGGCCCAGCCGGACCCGTCGACCTTCCAAATCCTGCCCTGGCGCGGGAAGACCGAACAAACTTCGCGCATGTTTTGCGATGTGTTGACCCCCGACGGCGAACCGTCCGCCGCGGATCCCCGCAACGTCCTCAAGCGCACCCTGGCCAAGGCCGCGGACATGGGCTTCACCTGCTACACCCACCCGGAAATTGAGTTCTACCTGCTCAAGTCCTCCCAGCCCGGGCCGGACGGCATCCCGATCCCGGTGGACCAGGCCGGCTACTTCGACCATGTGCCGGGAGGTGTGGCCCAGGACTTCCGCCGCACTGCCGTCACCATGCTCGAGGACGTGGGCATCTCCGTGGAATTCAGCCACCACGAGGGCGGGCCCGGCCAGAACGAGATTGACCTGCGCTACGCCGATGCCCTGCAAACGGCCGACAACATCATGACGTTCCGCACCGTCATCCGCGAGGTGGCCATCCAGCAGGGCACCTACGCGACGTTCATGCCCAAGCCCTTCTCCGACCACCCGGGCTCGGGCATGCACACGCACTTCTCCTTGTTCGAGGGCGACACCAACGCCTTCCACGAGCCCGGTGCGGAATTCCAGCTGTCCAAGACCGCCCGCCAGTTCATGGCCGGCATCCTGCGCCACGCCCCCGAATTCACCGCCGTCACCAACCAGTTCGTGAACTCCTACAAGCGGCTCTGGGGTGGCGGGGAGGCGCCCAGCTACGTCTCCTGGGGCCATAACAACCGTTCGGCGCTGATGCGCGTGCCGCTGTACAAGCCCGGCAAGGGCCAGGCGTCCCGGCTCGAGTACCGCGGCATCGACTCCGCGGCCAACCCCTACCTGGCCTACGCCGTGCTCCTGGGCGCCGGGCTGAAGGGCATCGAGGAAGGTTACGAGCTGCCGCCGGCCGCCGTGGAGGACATCGGCGCCCTGAACAGCACCGAGCGCCGCGCCCTGGGCCACCACCCGCTGCCCTCCAGCCTGCACGACGCCATCCGCCAGATGGAGGAGTCCGAGCTGATGCCCGAGATCCTCGGCGAACAGGTCTTTGAGCACTTCCTGCGCAACAAGAGCGCGGAATGGCAGGAATACCGCCTCCAGGTCACCCCCTTCGAGATCAACCGCTACCTCGGGGTGCTGTAA